The Setaria viridis chromosome 9, Setaria_viridis_v4.0, whole genome shotgun sequence sequence AGCACGTTCCGCTCGACCCAAGTACCAGCCATGCCGTCGAACTCGTTGCACGACGCGTTGATGCGGGGGGCACGGAACGCCAGAggtggcgccaccgccgcgacaGCACGCACGTCTGCACGAGCTGGTGCGCGTCCAGGAAGTAGATGGCGCGGGTGAGGACGTGGCTGGGAAGGGAGTTAATCCTGCACGCCCTTCCGGGAGCGCCCGCCGGGACCATCCGCGCGTCGCCGCATGCCTCTGCCATGGGGTCAGGGTCACAGgggcatttcatcgaacaggTGGTGTTCAGAAAAACTGCAGCACCGAGAAATGGAGAATTGAGGAGCCATGAATCCGCAGATCAGAACGAGCATGGAGATTCCGCAACAAATCTACCATCAACTAGAGACTTTTGGATAGAAATGGCAGCAATCAATCGAAGAGTAGGTGGAACGGGAACGGAATCGGGGTTTGTTTTACTGGCTGACTCCTTTCTCCAGGCTTAAAAAGTTATGTGGTTAATAATTTCCAccataaatattttctaaaaccTTTGAAATTTCGAAAAATATAACATGCTGGAAAACTCGAAAATTTCTAAATTGTTCTTTTATCACCATAAAATATTTTGAACTTAAAAAATAATAGTAATAATACAGGGAAAAATGATaattttttccatatatatggAGTTTGGTCAGGTAACATTAGATAAAATAATACGAAGTTATCTAGATATAAGTGTGGTCTTCGTTAGATTGGTAGAAACCTATACTTTTATAGGTGCATGAAGTATGGTCCAAGATTTACAAAGCCACAACAGATGTGATATGCAGCTGTCGCGACTGTGTCTACAAAGGGcacatcttttttagttgtggCTGAAGATTGGATAGTTTAGCATATGTACAATGGGCATCGTCGGGACGTCCACAAGGATTGTCACGTGGGTTCAAAGTTGATGTGGAGCGAAGTCAATATAGAGAGAAGGTCGGTCGTCTCGCGAGGCGACACCGGCAGGTAGCCTTATGCAATAAAAAAAAACGACTGAGCAAGCGTTGTACACCTCATCTTCAATCGGCAACGGCACGTGCAGATCCAGTGCAGCGATGGACAAATTCGATAGGGGAAGAAAAGGAGAGCTTTATTGACTACTCAGAATTAAAATTATATACTTTCAAGCAACTAGCGGAGATGAAAAATTAAATTTGATTGGAACTTATAATTATTTATAATTTATGATATCAGATACACACATAATAAACACGTAAAGCTATTATTATTTATAGAAAGATGTTCTAAAAAAGTAACATTTAAATTGTCAATCGTCGAATGAATGGGAATGTTAGGTTATTATAATagacggaggaagaggaacgcTAGAATAAAAAACCCAATTTTGTTATTAGTGAACTGAAAATAACTAACATAACATCACACAAATATAATTCCCTTGTTCCATATGGATGAAGTACAAAACCTACATCTGCTACTACGTCAACCTCAGATCCATGAGGTTGTGCCATTGCAATCTTAAGAGACACGAAAGTAGCATGTAGCAGTAAATGAACGCAGATGTATGTACTCTTTCAAGTAGTGAGTTGTGGGACAAATTTAGCTCGGAGGAGTGGAGTTGACAAGCACCTTATATATACGAGATAAAGACCCAAACGACCCAAATGGGAAGTATCCATTGTTTAATCAATCAATTAATTTGATTCATAAGGTATTAGACTCATAATTAGTAGGATTTTAATATAATTGGAAGGGACTCTACGTGACTGGTGATCTTATTATTTCGGATTGACCATGATGGATcgtcaatcaatcaatcaatttgaTTGGTGGGACAATTAACACGTAATTGGAAGTGTTTCAACGTAATAGGAAGGGACTCGACATGATTGGTGATCTGATTGTTCCGCATTAACTATTACTGATcgtcaatcaatcaatcaaattTGATAGGTGGGAATCATAGGCTCGTACTTGAAGGGTTTTGACATAATTAGAAGGGACTTAGTGTGATTAGTGACCTAATTATTTCGGATCGACCGTGATTGATTGTTTGACTTGAATTGGAAGGTGTTGATTGTGGTTTACCATGCCGATGCAGTAGGTGGGACCGGCGGGTAAATAAACATACggtgataaaaaaaattcataaatatCAGACGTGTGGTTAGAGCGGCAATATGCAACAGGTATTGAGAATATTTGGTCTCCTCCTCACCTTCGCCGTCCCCTTATCTATTTCGTCGCTCGAATAGATAATTTGCTCTGCACAAACCGCACACTGAACCATCGAATTTTAGAATGTTTGGTTCTTTTTGCCAGCTGTGCGAGCTCGTGTGGCACACAATGCAATTTCGCTCTTTTCGTCTTGATAGCCTTTCACTCTTTGGAACCTATATCTCCGGCCTCCAGGGCTCAGCTATGATAAAACTCAAATTTGATCTCTTGTTCTCGCTTAGCCAAAGTGTTCGGCATGAAACTGCAGTCCGTTTCAAGTACCGAACTGCGTCTGCACGCTAAAGCTTCTATTTGTTCAGCACTCtagccatgagcccatgactcAGGTAATGCTAAGCTGTGAGGTGAACTTCCCAGCCTAAACATATAACAAGAAAATTCAACGTCtcatgataattttttttctcaccgCTTCATGTGGACGCATAACAAGAAATTCAACATTATTCACGTGTCCAGAACCATCGCTAACAAAGTAACACTTCGCTCATCAATTAATTTTCCACCCCCCTTACATATGGAGTACTGTTGGTGCATTTCAGCCTTCTGCATACAGCATACCTAGTGTACGACACTAATGATGGTTCATTAATCCAGTTCTACATGTCGCAAACGAAAATTAGATTAAGTCCATCTTTACCAGTAATTTCAGTCAGTCTAATCTAaatgatatttttctttttcgtttATCTAAATACAAGTTCAGTTTAAAGTTTAAATCTTGTGAGGTGGCCCCTTCACAAGACAATGCTGGGATCTCCTACAATTGCAAATCCAAGACAACATGTATGGCTATGACATCCTACAGTCACTGAAGGGCAGATTGCACATCCTTTCTTCATGAAAATCATGATTCTTATGAGCTGGGGCATTTGGCAAACAAGGAATGGGTTTATCTTTAAAAACAAAGATATATCCTTGCAAAGATGCAAAGAGATATTCAAGTACGAGTTTGACATGGTTATCCATCAAGCAAAAAGAAAATACTTCTCAGCAATAGTACAATGGCTAGATTCTATTTTgcaattttccttttattttaacTATTATTGTACATATAACCTTTTCTTTCAATATATAACTAGCAGGCCCCTCGTTTATAAAAAAATCTTATGAGGTGACTGACTGAGAACATGATGCCTTACATTAGAAAAATACactgataatttttttattaattttcaTGCAACTTTATATCTCTAGAATCAATtgaatattcctaacctatgaaaaagtaatcacaaaaaattattaATGCATTTTCTGTATAGGGCATCTGCGTTCTATCCACACATAGATTTGAACTTAAAACCCAACTTGCATGTAGATCAACAAAAATTACAAATCTCATTAGTAAGCAGATTGAACCAACTATGAAAATAGTTTGGATGGAGCAAATCAAGCTTAAAATTGTTTAAAGGTTACGGAAAAAGTAGATTGATTGGGGTAGCAAAAAATGAACTTTTCAaacgaagaaaaagaaaacggtcCACTTGTACAGGCGCTGATCCAAACCCAAACGGTTGACCTTCATATATAGAGAGCTCAACTTGTAACTTGTTAGTCAGCTCAAGCTTTTCAACTGAAAAACGAGCATTTCTACAAGACAGAATTTAAGAACCTCTTGAGGAGGCAAGGACAAACTCCGATCTCGTTGTCCATCGATTGAGCAGAGACACACATCGATGGCGTCCTTCAAAACCAAGACCAAGCTCAAGAAGCCTGATAAGAAGAACCAGCGCAAGCTGCACCCGCGGGCCCTGGAGGGCATTGTCACCGCCAAGCGCCAATGGCTTCTTCACCGCCGCCGTCTTTGTCGGCATCAACTGCACCGTGGTGCCGTCCCCGTCCATCGCGCCCCACTGTGTTCCTGGCGCCGACATCATCCagaacctcttcctcttcgaGGTGCTCTCCTTCAGCTTCTACCTCGTGTCGTCCCTCAATATAGCCCAGGGCATGGAGCTCGCGCCATCGCTGGCCTTGAGTCTTGTCGCAACCTTGATGCAACTCACAGAAACGCACTCATGAATATAGTATCTGGTAACTGGGTTATAGTGGAAATGGAAGTAGTCGAAGTTCTTGAGCATATGCTCGCCGTCTCGAGCCGCAGCTCGCGGCCTTCGCCGATTACAACCAAATCGAATTCTATCTGAACGAGCATATGTAGACAATACAAGCCGTGCTGCAACAGCTAACAGCTAATGGACTATTGGACCTAAACTTCAGTAAAGCTGCTCTGGTCCATAGTAGAGTGTATTGGGCCGTTGGGTTCTCTGGGCCTTGACAGCATGCTATTGCTCAGGATGCTTCTGCAACGACTTGATAACAGCTTCCACCGAATGCTTGGCGCTTCTCTTCCTAGTTGACACAGCAGGTTCATGACAAGTCTCGAGACCACCGACCGTGATCAACGAGAGCACAAGTGCCCCAGGAAGAAAACGAGAGGGTTCGGCGGATAGATCATAGCTGCTCGCTATGCCATCCATCGATCCCTGGCGCCTACatgggaggaagagaagaggaCAGAGAAGCTGGGGTGGTTCAGGAAGATGATGCAGCGGTCGGCGGCGTTGTCAGTACTGGAGAGCTGCTTCTTGATGCTGGCCATGGTGGATGTCATCCAGCTCAAGCTCTGGCTGCTGTCATGCGGTGGAACGGCGGCCGTGGGCGCGGTGCTGGTGATGAAGCTGCTTGGGCTCGCCGGCCTCGCAGTCTACGTCAGGGCCGTGGTCTACTCCATCCTTCACCTCAAGGGTGTACTCGTACTAGACAATCCGTTGCAATATTTTTGGGGCGCAAAAGTGATCCATTTCATCTGAAGACAACAGTCCATACAAGGGCTCGTTCGGTTACTCTGGAATGAGTCCCTGGAATTAACGATTCCAGAATTAAAGATTCCCGGTTGGAAGGGTTCACTAATTTGTATAATCTTGATAAGCTGGATTAGTTCCTAGGTCCAATCCTAGCTAACCGAACGGACCCTAAACCAACTTTCTGTAATTTGCAGGGATAGCTGAAACTAATGAATTATGTACTTTGGCAAAATAACGATCGCAGATGAAGTAATAAGCATAGACGTGCTCCACGGGATATGAAAAAGGAAAGTGCAGCACACACCCAAATGGCCAAACAGAAGGCATGATCCAATATATAGCTGTTCTTGCCGATGTATTTCGCCAGCAGAGTGTTAATGTGTATGGTAGGTAAGTACTCTGTTTTGTGAAGACATACATCCAAGTAGAAAAAGAAATGAGGGAGAAACTGATACGGTTTCTATGTGACATAAATGAGAACTAAGTACGTACATCCTCCTCGGTCCATTAGAACCAAATGATCCGGTGACAGGTTTCAGTGTTCGACAAACATGCTCGGAGCTAATTTCAGTGTCTGAAGCGAACCTGTTCAGTGTTCGACACAAACATGCTCGGAGCTGATTTCAGTGTCTGAAGCGAACCTGACCAAAGGTTGCACCACCCTCAGGAAAAAGCTTCTCCAGAACGTTGCGGTCACCCTCTAAGCATACAATTTCAAGCATCTCAATGTGCTGACATGTGAACGATCCTTCATCCAGCTCACCAATGATGCTTTGAGATGTATAGTTACACTACATCACGACAGACATACAAATTTTACCTTCATGGCACATGCAGAAACCTTCATCAAAGGATAAATAAGCATGTGGAGAGAAGCGTGTACCTCCTTAAGTTTCAGAGTTAGCTTCACTAGATTAGGACAGTTCTGAAGGAAGACTTTAAGGGCATAGTAGTCTTCAGGCAGGCACCATTTACCAAGAGTCAGGGTTCTAAGATTGTTGAATTTCGGGCACCATTGCGAACTTTTTTCCATCTTCAGCTGCACAAGGTCCAAAGAGTTAGGATGTGACAAAGAATGCATGCCATACTCCGAAAATTATTTCCTGATCCAGCCAAGGTACATAATGTTCTGAGAAGAAGCTAAAATATGTAGAAAGAAGTGTTAAGTAATTATCGAGATACTTTAGTATAAGTATAGCTTCAGAAAACAACGTATGACAAAAGACGGACATGAACAGGAACTGTGCTTAGAAATATGATACACGTGACAGAATACCATGCTTAATTTTTAACAGAGCCAATAATCTAGAGCATATGTAGATAGACAGGTGGAAGGACAATAGGAATAGGTGATGCAGCTGCTCACTTGTGATCCGATTCTAAGCACTAGAACTGAAGCTTCCAATAATTATGCACATGTCGTTTGCATGGTGCCTACAGATTTGCACATAATATGTAATGATGATAAATGAACTTAAAATAATCACTATGCTGTAGGGCAAGATGTATTTTCAGCTCTTGCCACCTATAACAATAGAAAAGGTAGGTGTAACTGAAACGGAAATTCCTTAGCTGTATTCATGTTTCAAGTTCTAAGATACCGTTGGATAGACTATTTAGTGAGTCAGAGTATACAAAGTACACTGCATTATGTGGAACCTGCTGAGAGCATCAACCATCCTCTAGGAGTCTAGGTACTGCTTCGCATCAGAATACATTATCAAACACTTTTGCAGTTATAGAACAAAGACTAAATATCATGCTTAGATCATAGATTTGACTTTGAAGTGCAATTAtgtttttaccttttttttaactttgttaTTTTGCCCTTAgctattcacaagtcaatgtgATTTTACCCTTGGTCTTTGTGTATTTGCCCCTGTTTTCACTGTTGACTAGGGGCAAAATcacattgacttgtgaatagtaaagggcaaaatcacaattacACTTCAAAGTAGGGGCAACAACACAAATGCCCCATAAATATTTGTATGGATATGCATTGTCAAATTAAGAATCGTACCATTCCTCCATAGTTGAAATCCAAATTTGTGACTCCAGATAGGCTCCTGAGGAACTTGCGGATATCATCAACCTGAGTACCTCCTGAAGCAACTGAAACTGATGCTGTCACTAGTGATCCCATGTCCTTTAGTAAAGGTATTCCTTCTTCTACGGAGAAGCCAAGATAACAGAGGCTTGGAATAGAAATAGAGAGCTGTTCATCAAATGTGAACTCGGTGGAATCACCAATGGACAAAACCTTTAGTGTCTGGGAGGTAATCTCATCACGTCAATGGCACAGTCACTTAAGAGCAGACGTTCTAATGCTGTGCATCCAGTTTGGAGGTTCCTAAAGAAACCATGGAACAACATAACACACGAAAGCTGAAGGCTTGTCAAGCATTTTGAAGCAAACACTGCAGGATTGAGATGCAATCTATCGTCCCATATCTCAACCTTGACAGACCGAGCATTGCTCTGTAAAGCATGGCGGATCCACAGGTTAGCATCTTCCGAGTCTGCATCAGGGTCCACTGACTCTAGAGGATCAGGCATGTAGTAGCAAAGCCGGAACTCGTCCAAGGGAACGGGGTTACGGAGCACCAAGAAGCTGCTGGTAAACTTCTTGAACAGCACGTCGCGCTCCTTCTCGCTATCAGCCATGCCGTCGAACTCATGGCG is a genomic window containing:
- the LOC117836346 gene encoding uncharacterized protein codes for the protein MGSLVTASVSVASGGTQVDDIRKFLRSLSGVTNLDFNYGGMLKMEKSSQWCPKFNNLRTLTLGKWCLPEDYYALKVFLQNCPNLVKLTLKLKECNYTSQSIIGELDEGSFTCQHIEMLEIVCLEGDRNVLEKLFPEGGATFGQVRFRH